ATGTAACTCCTGATGGAAAAAATCTGGCAGTTCTCACTTATGATAATGTCTGGATTTTCAGTGTGGAAGAAGGTGATGATTATTTTAATGGAACTATTAAATATCTTCCCATAAAAGCAAAACAATGTGAAGCTATCTGCTTTGCTGATGAAGAAACTCTGATCATTACAAATGAGCAGACTGAACTTTTTGAATTAAAAATTTCAGATATGATCGACGTAAAATAAAAGAGAGAGGAGGCTTTTTATGAAATTCAAATCTATCCTTGCCCTGATAATTTTCATCTTGATCGTCATTATTTTTGTTCAAAATACGGAAGTCGTGGAATTCAAAGTTTTTTTCTGGAAGTTACAGATGTCGCGCATTATTCTGTATCCAGGAATTCTTGTTATTGGTATTATCATTGGTTATATTATAGCCAAGATCAACCGGCATAAGAACTACAAAGAAAAACTTAAACAATTTCAGAAAACAGCTCCCAATACGGAACTACCGTTGGATGAAAAATGAAATTCGAGATAATCCTGAATCCTGTAGCAGGAAAGGATTACGCTCCCAAACATATTCCGGTTATCAATAAATTTCTGGAAGAGAACAACTGCAAGTATGAAATTCATCTTACTCATCAACCTGGTCATGCTATAAACCTGGCACAAGATTTTGCCCGGAAAGAAAATACCGCAGTAATTGCTGCCGGTGGTGATGGAACATGTAACGAAGTTATAAACGGATTGATGTTGGCAAAAGAAGAACTTGATCATCTTCCGTTATTTGGTGTTCTGCCTATCGGGCGAGGCAACGATTTTGCTTATGGTGCTCACATTCCAGATAAGCTGGCAGAAAGCCTTAATGTCTTGATTTCAGGACATTCGCAAAAAATGGATGTAGGTTTGATCGCGGGTGGAGATTTCCCACAGGGAAGATATTTTGGAAATGGTATCGGAGTTGGTTTCGACACATTGGTCGGCTTGGAAGCAGCCAAAATGAAACACATTCACGGAGCTGCCGGTTATGCAATCGGAGCTATAAAAGTATTGATAAAATATCCCCCAGCACCAGAAGTGGAATTGAAATTTGATGACACAATATTGCAGATAAATCCTGCCTTAGTTTCCATTATGAACGGTAACAGAATGGGTGGAACTTTTTTCATGTCTCCCGAGGCAAACAACAACGATGGAATTTTGAATCTGTGTATGACAAAGCAGGGAAATCGAAGAGAACTTTTGAAAGCAATGCTTCATTATACCAAAGGAACTCAGCAGAGTTTGGAAAATACTACTACCTTGCAAAGTCCGTCATTTTCTCTGGAAGCAAAAAGCGGTCATCTGGCTGTTCATGCCGATGGTGAAACTATCTGCCAAGCCGGAAAGAAAATCGATGTAAAATGCATTCCAAGTGCTATAAATATTATCTGTAAAAAACGATAATAGAAAGTGAATATTTACGGAAAATCTGCTGCAATAGTTGTTCGAACG
The Candidatus Cloacimonadota bacterium genome window above contains:
- a CDS encoding diacylglycerol kinase family lipid kinase, translating into MKFEIILNPVAGKDYAPKHIPVINKFLEENNCKYEIHLTHQPGHAINLAQDFARKENTAVIAAGGDGTCNEVINGLMLAKEELDHLPLFGVLPIGRGNDFAYGAHIPDKLAESLNVLISGHSQKMDVGLIAGGDFPQGRYFGNGIGVGFDTLVGLEAAKMKHIHGAAGYAIGAIKVLIKYPPAPEVELKFDDTILQINPALVSIMNGNRMGGTFFMSPEANNNDGILNLCMTKQGNRRELLKAMLHYTKGTQQSLENTTTLQSPSFSLEAKSGHLAVHADGETICQAGKKIDVKCIPSAINIICKKR